One part of the Halobacteria archaeon AArc-dxtr1 genome encodes these proteins:
- a CDS encoding DNA-directed DNA polymerase II small subunit — MPLEGHTRIVRELTTRGYNAEREAVTLIATADDPAATLERVVDDLSDDTLVITQHHVRSTLDSEPAADKSTTVSSASDTGTNHTTETDSPVETKGSPSDALTTADAPVGDTPSSHAPAEETASTESQQARTSESQQARTSVDEDRFDRAQDPALRSLDIAGDMTGESTGTGEYSDFVAVFRDRLERLGSKLRGRVNHRPASAIGSMPGGSEAAMVGLVNDVRSTASGHWLIELEDASGTFPWLVMKDREYVDLVDELLYDEVIAMEGTLADDAGIAFVDSMYFPDVPRTHEPSTADRHVQAALISDVHVGSQEFMEDAWNRFTDWLHTPAAQHVEYLLIAGDMVEGVGVYPNQDEELDVVDIYDQYAAFSEHLKSVPGDMEIVMIPGNHDAVRLAEPQPGFSEELREIMSAHDARIVSNPSTVTIEGVTVLMYHGVSLDEVIAELPEEKASYDDPHKAMYQLLKKRHVAPQFGGHTRLAPEEKDYLTIDEVPDIFHTGHVHKLGFGKYHNVLAINSGCWQAQTDFQRSVNIDPDSGFAPIVDLDTLDVTVQKFS, encoded by the coding sequence GTGCCACTCGAGGGCCACACCCGGATCGTTCGCGAGCTCACCACCCGTGGATACAACGCCGAGCGGGAGGCGGTCACACTTATAGCGACCGCTGACGATCCAGCGGCGACCCTCGAACGCGTCGTCGACGATCTTTCCGACGATACGCTCGTAATCACTCAACACCACGTTCGATCGACCCTCGATTCTGAACCAGCAGCCGACAAATCGACCACCGTTTCATCTGCATCCGATACGGGAACAAATCACACGACTGAAACTGATAGTCCAGTCGAAACGAAGGGGTCTCCTTCGGACGCTCTCACTACTGCAGACGCTCCTGTTGGAGACACACCATCCAGTCATGCGCCTGCTGAAGAGACTGCGTCAACTGAGTCTCAGCAAGCGCGGACGTCTGAGTCTCAACAAGCGCGGACGTCTGTCGATGAGGACCGATTCGACCGAGCGCAAGATCCGGCGCTTCGCTCGCTCGACATCGCGGGCGACATGACCGGTGAGAGCACTGGCACGGGCGAGTACTCGGATTTCGTCGCCGTCTTTCGGGACCGGCTCGAGCGGCTGGGGTCGAAGCTCCGCGGTCGGGTCAATCACCGCCCTGCGAGCGCAATTGGGAGCATGCCTGGTGGCAGCGAGGCCGCGATGGTCGGGCTGGTCAACGACGTCCGGTCGACCGCCAGCGGCCACTGGCTGATCGAACTGGAGGATGCGTCCGGAACCTTCCCCTGGCTGGTGATGAAAGACCGCGAGTACGTCGACCTCGTCGACGAACTACTCTACGACGAGGTGATCGCGATGGAGGGGACGCTCGCCGACGACGCCGGGATCGCGTTCGTCGACTCGATGTACTTCCCGGACGTCCCCCGCACCCACGAGCCGTCGACGGCGGACCGCCACGTACAGGCGGCGCTCATCAGCGACGTCCACGTCGGCAGCCAGGAGTTCATGGAAGACGCCTGGAACCGCTTTACAGACTGGCTCCACACGCCCGCGGCCCAACACGTCGAGTACCTGTTGATCGCCGGCGACATGGTTGAGGGCGTCGGCGTCTACCCAAACCAGGACGAAGAACTCGACGTCGTCGACATCTACGACCAGTACGCGGCGTTCAGCGAGCACCTGAAGTCTGTTCCCGGTGACATGGAGATCGTCATGATCCCGGGCAATCACGACGCGGTCCGACTCGCCGAACCGCAGCCCGGATTCTCCGAGGAGCTCCGAGAGATCATGTCGGCCCACGACGCCCGCATCGTCAGCAATCCGTCGACGGTCACGATCGAGGGTGTCACCGTGCTCATGTACCACGGCGTCTCGCTGGACGAGGTAATCGCCGAACTACCCGAAGAGAAGGCGAGTTACGACGATCCCCACAAGGCGATGTACCAGCTGTTAAAGAAGCGCCACGTCGCCCCGCAGTTCGGCGGCCACACTCGCCTCGCCCCCGAGGAGAAAGACTACCTCACCATCGACGAGGTGCCCGACATCTTCCATACGGGCCACGTCCACAAGCTCGGCTTCGGCAAGTACCACAACGTCCTCGCGATCAACTCCGGCTGCTGGCAGGCCCAGACGGACTTCCAGCGCAGCGTCAACATCGACCCCGACTCCGGGTTCGCCCCGATCGTCGACCTCGATACGTTAGACGTGACGGTCCAGAAGTTCAGCTGA